GATGGCGCCACCTGGCATCGCCCCCGCCGCACCGCCTGGCTGCCTCGTGGTGACGAAAAACAACCCGACTCCTACGGCATCTACAGCGGCGGTTTCCTCGTCCAGCGCGACCGCCGCTGGCACCTGTTCTACACCGCCGTGAACAGCGCCCACAACCATAAGCATTCACACGGCCAGCCGCGCACCGTGATCATGCTCGCCACCACCGGCTCCCTTTGGGCCTAACGGGGATGGTTCATACTCGCGAGAGCGGAGCGCGGGTTTTAGTCCGCAGCAACTGTCGAATGCCTGTGACTGCGGACTGAAGTCCGTGCCCCGCCGCCACCGGCCTAGCGCCCCGGACCCTACCGCACTTGTGCGGTCTGGGCGCTGCCCAAGGCCTTGCGGAGAATCCTCTCCGCCGCCAGTTCATTGTCGGTGCGCTCCTCACCCGAGCCGGCGCCCTCTGCCCGGGCAAACCCCGGCCACGTCAGCGCGATTCTACGGAACGCTTCCGCTGCATTCATCCGGGTCTGCGCGTCCGCCGAGGTCAGTTCCTCACTCGCCCGCAGGATGCTCTGGCAAAAGAGCGCCTCCAGCTCCCGCGCCGCTCCCTGCACGTCCCCGCCGCGCATTGATTTGAGCGCCGTGTTCAGCTTTTGGCCCAGAAACAGACGTTCCAACATCACCGAGTTCGCCTCGTGCGCCCGGGTCTCGCGCTCCGCCTCGAAATACGCTCTCCCGGCCATCAGGCCGCCGGTCAGCACCGCAATCCCCACAAAAGGGATCACCCAATCCATCGTCATGCATTTTGTCTTCATTGTTTTCTTGGGCACGTTGGTGCGGCCCTTTGCTTTGACGAAACCCGAAACACTGCCGCCACGGCAGGTTCACGCCTTCGCGAATTGCCTTTAAGACCGCATGTGCCCTCTCCCTATCCGACACCTGGCTTCGACTCTTTCTTAGGAAGTAATCGCTGACGGTAACACCCGATCTCGGGCGCGGCTTCCATTATGCGGCAAGCCAGCGCCCGGTGGCGGCAGCCGGCGGCGCGCAGCACGTTGCTCTGCCACCCACCGGGTGCCAACCCGTCGCCCGTCGATACTACCCGCCGCGCTCCGCTCTTAGCGGCCCTCCACTCCACCCCACTTACCTTGCCTGCGCGGTATGAATGTTCGCCAGCGCCTTGCTGAGGATCCTCTCCGCCGCAGCCTGGTCCTCGGTGGATATCGGGTTCGACCCGGTGGCCTCTGCCCCGGCAGTCTTTGGCCGCGTCAGAGCGATCCGGATAAAATTGTCCTCCACATATGTCCGGGTCCGCACATCGGTGGATTCCAGATCAGCGTTTAACTTGAGGATGTTCTCACACAACAGCACGTCCAAGCGCCGCGTGGCCCCCTCCACGTCTCCGTCATGAATTGACTTCAGTGCCGCACAGACCGTCTGGTCCTGAGACAAACGATCTAGTGTCTGCATGAGCGCCTCGTTTGCCCTAACCTTGCGCTCCAGGTCGAGGTATGTTGTCGTCGCCATCAAACTGCCGGCAACCACCGCAGCCCCCAGCACAGGGGCCAACCACTCTGTCTTCAAGTAACTTATCTTCATATGGCTAACTGTTGGCCGATCCTGGACCACCACTAATTCGGCATTGTCACCGTTATGCAAAATCGAACGCCGGCCCATTCGCCCAGCTGCAGACTGCCTTCACCTACTTCTTAAGCAAAACGAGGCAAAAGTTACGGATATAGGTGTACCCCACATTGATCTGCCACGGGGTGGGAGTAGATTCAGCCACCGGAACCAAGGGGCGGGGAGAAGTTTTGGTGTCCCTTGGGATCCATGAAGTCTATACCCCGTCTCGATTCCGAACCGCCCTGGCGGGACAGGGCAACTCCACTCAGGTCGCCTTCGGCGGTAGGTCTTCAGATATCAGAAATGACTCTTGATCTTGTCCAAAATCAGTTGCGAGGCGGATTCATCCCCAAACGTACCCACACGGATGCGGATTTCCGTGGCCCCGTCTGACATTTTCTTCAACTTGATCAGGATTCGCTTATCCGCGGATGTGCGCGCCGTCAATTCTGCCTGGAGTGCGTCTTTGGCTTTATTGGTGATGGGAAACTCCAGGTCTTTCATAGCTGACTGAGATGCTGTCCACGCCCGATCCAGCGACACCGCTTCAGTCCCTTTCATTTCGCCGTTTACGTAAGCGTAGGTACCCACTCCCGCGGCCGCTACCGCTCCGCCCACCACCACCGCCGCACAACCGCCCCCAACAAGTGGCAGGGCTGCGGCGAGTGTCATTGTCAGCCATTTCACCTTCATGTTCATGTATTAGACTATTAGCCCGGCATGCTGCTCCGTCAATCTGTGGCCAAGACCCGCCACAGCCTAGCCTCGCACAAGGTAGCAGAAATCGAGCTTTAGTGGTAGCTTTCTGCCGAATATATATCTAAGCTTAGCGTCCAAGTAGTTGGTGTGACAATATGAGAAAGCTGCTTCTGATCATTTTGGCCAGCAGTGGTATGACGGGTGTGCATGCGCAGTTGTTTAGTTCTGAGGCTGTCGGCGGGGCGCTGATGGGCACCTTCATTGGTGGGATTGTGGGCGGTGACTGCCATCATGGCTTCTCAGGCAATGGCGCGGCCATCGGCGCAGGAATCGGACTGGCGTCGGGGGCTATTTTGGGGGAGGTGCAGCGCCAGAGTTATTACAATTCCCAGCCTTACTATAGCTACCCTGCAGCATCCTGTGTGCAACCTGGATACGGCTACGCTTATGTCCCTGCGGACGCCTATGCGCCGGTCTATTACACTAGCGCGCCGCAACGGCCCAATTATGTGATCGGCGGCACCTTGGTAGGGGCGCTGGCGGGTGGTTTGATCGGCGTGGGTTATGACAAAGGGTGGGAGGGGGCTGGTATTGGAGCCGCCTCGGGACTTGTGTTGGGCGGCTTGGCAGAGTACGCGGCGCAGAAGCACGAGCAGAAATTGGCGTCGTACCCGCCTCCGCAACCCACTGTTTTGGGTAACACTTCCGCGCCGTCAGGCTATCAACTTGCGCCGCAGTCCCCTCCATTCGACCAGGCACCAATCCAGGTGGCGCCACAAACCTACGAGCCGCCGCGTTATCAGATTGCAGATGCGCCTCGAGTCCCTGACGCCCCGACGTTTTGAAGCCATAAATCCAAACCTACTACACCATGAGAACATTATTGACCAAACTTGCTCTTCCTATTTTTGCCATAACGATCACCGCGCTTGTCGCGGGTTGTGCCACTAAGGGCGTGAAGAATCCATCAGGCGTGCCTGTGACTCACATGACCGCTGACGAGCAGGGATTCGTAGCAGGGACAGGCATGGAGTCGCAGGATTTGGTGATGGTGGCCGACAAGATGGCACGGAGCATCCTGGGAATTCCGCAGATTGCCAGTGCGGCGGCGCCGCCAACCATCGTTTTGGAGCCAGTAGACAACCAGACCCGGTTTCCCATCAACAAAGAGATATTCTTGACGCGAATTCGTGCGCAGTTGAATTCCAAGGCGCGCGGCAAGGTGATGTTCCTGGCTCGAAACCAGATGGAAGCACTGGAGAAGGAACGGAACCGCAAGCGCGAGGGGCAGGTGACGGCGAGTGCGGATCCGACGGTCCAGGAATTCAAAGGCGCTGACTACTTTCTGACCGGCACCCTGCAAGGCCTGTCCACGCGCACGAAGGCTGGCACCAGCGATTACATTTTGTATGATTTCCATCTCATTGATGCGCGGACGAGCGTCATTGTTTGGGAAGACTCGGCGGAGATGAAGAAACAGGGCTTGGAAGACGCGGCGTATCGCTGACGCGCGTTGCCGGTCGAGGTGATGAAATCACTCTGGCAGCCGACGCTGCTGGCCGTCGTCCTGAGTTTGGCCGGCTGCGCTACGACAAAGAAGCCGGTAGTGGCGCTGACGGGTGACATTATGGTGGACGGTCCGAACGCCATCGCCAACGGGCCGGCGCGCGACCGGGTGTTATGGCAGTACCGGTTGGCGGCGGCGGCAATGCGGCAGGGCAAGTTCGATCTGGCCAAACAGAGCTTGGATGACGCCCTGCTTACGCTGGGTGGAATCTTCGGCAAGGACCCGGATGCGAAAAAGGCCCGGAGCTATTTCCACGCCGAAGCAAAGAAAACGTTCATCGGCGAGCCTTACGAGCGGTCTATGGCATACATTTATCGCGGGATACTTTACTGGATGGACGGGGAACGAGACAACGCCCGGGCCTGCTTCCGCAGCGCCGAATTCGAGGACGGTGATGCTGTGCAGAACCAATATGCCGGCGATTGGGTGCTGCCCGAATACCTGGACGGCCTGGCGACCACCAAGCTGAGCGGCGACGGTTCGGACGCCTTCAAACGCGCCCAGGCCAATGCCAAAGGGGTGAAGCTACCGCCCTACATGCCTAACGCCAATGCACTGTTCTTCGTCGAGTTTGGCCCCGGTCCCACAAAGCATGCGACAGGGCAGTACAAGGAGGAACTGCGTTTTAACACCGCGGCTTCCCCGGTGACTTCGGCCGAGCTTAAGGTGGATTCCCTCAGAATCCCTGTCGCGCCGACGGACGATACGGGTTTTCAGGCCACCACCCGCGGCGGACGCGTAATGGACCATGTTTTGGGCAATAAGGCCGTCTTTAAGTCCACAACCGGAGCTGTCGGCGATGTGGCGCTGATCGGCGGGTTAACGACTGCGGCGGCGAGCCACGACCGCACGGCTCAACAGGTGGGTTTGGGCATTGCGCTTGCCGGGCTGCTAAGCAAGGTGGTTTCGGCAGCGACGGTGCCGGCGGCTGACACCCGCGCCTGGGACAATCTTCCGCGTTACCTAAGCCTTGCCAGCGTACCCCTGTCGGTGGGGCAGCACACCGCTACTATCCAATTTCTTAATTCCGCAGGCCAGGTTCAAACAAACCTGACCAAGACCATTACCCTTAACATCACGACGACCGACCGTGACAAGGTCGTGTTCGTCAGCGACACGTCGGTTACACCGCAAACGTTATGAACAAGACACTCCTATCACTCCTCATCGCAGGCGGGACCTTCCTGCTAGTGACCGGTTGCAGCAGCACCCATGATAAAGGACCTTACCTCACGCAGACGCCAAAGACCCCGGCCTATGAAGGCAAGGAGCCGTTGGTGCTGTTGGATCCCGGCGTCCAGTATTCGGTGACATGCAGCGGCATCCAGGAACAGATCCTGTCGGATGGCCGGCTGGAGCTGGTCGCGCATCTTCGCAACCGCGAGAATCGCCGCATCGAGGTGCAGGCCAACTGCGTTTTCAAGGACCAGAACGGCTTCTCGACCGGCGACGAGACTCCCTTCGTAACGGTGATCCTGACGGAGAACGCCACCGAAGATGTACGGTTCACTTCCATCAACAACCTCGCGAGGAAGTACACCATCCGCGTGCGGCAGGCGCGTTAAGTGACCGTGCCATACCGGCTGCCGGCAAGCCGGGTAAGTTCGCCAAGTGCATCTTGGGGCCACTTTGGGCGTTCCCTGTGTCTGCTCCTTTGGAGTAACCAGTCAATCGGCGGTCGAGTCTAGCCACGTCGGGTGCTTCCTGGCGTGTTCAGCGATCTCGGTCCAGATAGATTCCAGTGGTGTCTGAGGCTTCCAGCCCCAGTATTGGGCCGCACGGTTTGAATCCAGAACCAGCCAGGGGACGTCAAACGGTCGGTTGTTGGGATCGGCGGCAATCGAGTGGGCTCCGAACCGTTGTGCGCACCACTCGCTCAACTGCCGTAGCGAAGCGCTCTGGCCTAAGCCGCCGCTCACATTGATCACTCGTGGCGCGTCTGAATGCGGTTTCTTGAGCTGCTGCGCTATCAACGGCAGCAGGTCGCGCGCATGCAGGCAATCGCGCACCTGACATCCCGTACCTTCAAAACCGACGTACTTCAGCGTCCGTTTCTGGCAGTAGGAGTGGATCCAATAGGAGAAAATGCCTTGATCTATCTTGCCAAACTGGCCACTGCCGGCCAATACCCCGCAACGCAGGATGAAAACGGGCAGGTTGAAGGTTTCGGCATACTCACATGCCAGGACTTCCGAGGCGCGCTTGGAACTGCCATAGAGCGATAATGGCGGCTCGGTCGAGAAGTCCTCCGCGATGCCTTGCGTACTGAACCCCGATAACTGGGCGTCGGCGCGAGGCACAAACCGGTCTTCTTGAGGCTCCACCGGGATCGCCGCCAGCGCGCGTATCGAATAGACGCGGCTGGTGCTGAGGATAGTGAATCCGCAGTGCCAGGTCTTCATCAACTCCAGCATGTTGATCGTGCCGACAAGATTGTGTTCGATCAGTTGGCGGCTGCTGGTCTTGCCGTCCACCCCCGCAAGCACGCTCGGATTGGCGGCGGCTTCGACGATCCAGTCGCACGGGGGCAAAGTCTCAAGGTCGCTGGGGTTGCGGACATCGCCATGATAGAGTCTTACGCCAAGGTCACGCAGGTTCAGGCGATTGGTTTCACTGCCGGCCCGAACGAAGTTGTCGAGGCCGACAATATCCCAATCCGGCCATCCGGCACGCAGTCCGCGCGCAAGGGTGCCTCCAACGAACCCGCAAATGCCTGTAATCAGAAGGCGCATACTCACTTGGCCGCCATGCGCTCTCGCCAGGAGGCAACAATCTCCTCGAAGATGTGCGGCAGGTCCCGGGTAAGCTGCCACCGGGGGTAATGCGACTGCATCTTGCGCAAGTCGCTGTAGTAGCAGATATGGTCGCCACTGCGTGCTTTGTCCACATAAGTGTGGATCTGCTTCTTGCCGGTGCAGGCCGAGGCCATCTCGAAGGCTTCCAGGATTGAGCACGAGTTATCCTTGCCGCCGCCGAGATTATAGACCTCGCCTGCCCGGGGCGCCTGGTAGAACTCGAACATGAAACCCGCCACATCAACCGAATGAATATTGTCACGGACCTGCTTGCCCTTATAGCCGTAGATCTTGTATTCGCGGCCTTCGAGGTTGCACTTCACCAGGTAACTAAGGAAACCATGCAGCTCCACTCCAGAATGGTTCGGGCCCGTCAGGCAACCGCCACGCAGGCAACAGGTGGGCAAACCAAAGTACCGGCCATACTCCTGCACCATCACATCGGCGGCGACCTTTGACGCCCCGAACAGCGAATGCTTCGACTGGTCAATCGAGAAGGTCTCGGGAATGCCCTGTGCGAATTCCGGGTCAGCGTAGTCCCAACGCCGGTCCAGCTCCTTTAAGGCGATCATATTGGGCCGGTCGCCGTAGACCTTGTTGGTGGACATGTGAATGAAAGGCGACTCCAGACAGTAGCGCCGCGCTGCCTCCAGGAGGTTCAGTGTCCCTACCGCATTCACATCAAAATCGTCGAAAGGAATGCTGGCGGCCAAATCGTGCGAAGGCTGGGCCGCGGTATGAATAATGACGGCAGGCTTAAGCGCTTTGACTAGCCTCAACACCGCGGCTCGGTCGCGAATATCCAGCTCATGATGCGCGAAACCTGGCAGTGTCTGCCGCAGTCGTTCTTGGTTCCAGCGGGTGTTGCCCTGCGCGCCGAAGAAGACTTCGCGTTGGTTGTTGTCCACGCCGTGCACCGTCAAGCCGCGCGCGTGGAAGTAAGCGGCAACCTCCGAGCCGATCAAACCGGACGAACCGGTCACAAGACAATTCCTATTCATTTCATGGTGATCCGCTAATGCCGCATTAACCACCGGGCCAATCACAAATCGTCGGCACGGCAGCCTATAAGTCCTCGCCGCGTTTGGGCGCAGGCAGCCCCGCCAGATTGAACAGGAAAAGACCCGTGTTCGCAAACAGCAAATACTTCCAGGCGCCTTTGCGCGTGCCGTTGCAGCACATGCGCATGCCTAGCGCGTGCGTGCCTGGTTCTGTTCAGGCGCTCTTGACGAGGGAATCTGGACGTTCAGAGTTTGACTTTGCAAGGGGGTTTACCTAACTTGCGTGCCCAATGAATGACTCAGGGACTGCCGCCCCTGCCCAGCCCGAAATCAAACGAGGGGACATCGCCATCCTGCTCTCCACGCGCGGCCGGCCGGACATGCTGCTGGAGGTCTTCGAGTCTTTGAGGACGACAACAGTCCGCAAAGACAAGGTGGCCCTTTGGTTGTACGTGGATGACGACGATCGGGTCACACGGGCAGCCATTGACGGCGGAAAATTCCCTGAGCTTGGTTTCCCGGTCCATTGGCATATCGGTCCACGCACGCCGGATTGGGGCCAAACCTATCAGGTCTTGTGGACAGCGCTCGGGCGCACGGCCGAGGTTTACATGATCGCGAACGACGATGTGCGGTTTGAGACGAAAGGGTGGGACGACGTCCTCCGGGCCGAAATTGCCAAGTTCCCGGACGGCATCCTTCTGGCCTGTCCGTATGATCCCGTCGCGCCCGCTATTGCCACTTTCCCGATCATTGGGTGGGGGTGGCTCAACACGATGGGTCGCGTCTATGCCGGGTATTTCCACTATTGGTATGACGACAAGTGGGTGGATCAGATTGGCCGCATGGTGGGCCGCTATATCAACATCCCCATGTTGCTTTCCCCGATCCGCGGCAAAGGCCGCACTCAACGCATGCGCTGCCTGCCGTTTTGGACAAGATTCTTCCAGCTGACCCTGCCCGAGCGAAAGGAAACCGCTGTCAAACTGATTACCGCCATGCACCCAAAAGATGAAAAAGCCCGCGCCGCCGCGCTGGCAAAAATGGAAGAAGTAGCCGCCGGCTTCAAGAAAGAGGAAGAGAGCTTCTCCGACGTTTATTCCACCTTCCAGGAGGAGCGCCATACGGCAATGTCCCCCGAGGAACGGGACCGCTTCAGCCCGCTGTACTTCAAGCAGGAGGCACACGCGGTCAGCCGCCTGCTTGGCATTGCCCAGGAGCTTTTTGACAAGCAGCAATATGCCGAGGCGTTGAAGTACCTGGAGGCTACTCAACTGGCGGACATTCGGGCGCGAACGGCGGAGGAGATGATGGTCAAGTGCCTCCGGGCGCTTGGCCGTGAGAAGGAGGCCGACCGCGTGGCGAGGGACGCCATCCTGGCCTGGCCGCGGATGAGCGCGTTGCGGCGATTGTTCCGGTTCCTTGGCATGGTGGCCAACGAGGCCAAGGGGTTGTTGGTTGGGCTCACTTCCAAAGGAAAGCGGGATCCGAACAAGAAGCTGGGTTGAGTTGGGCCAGGCGATGGTCAGGAATTGCTATGCTGGAGACGTTTAAGAAAACTGCCGCAGGTAATGCGCTGCTCAACTGGCTGATCAACTACAAGATCAAGAAGCGCGAAGCCCGCCGCTTGACCAGCTTTGAAGTCACCGAGTTGCGCCAGAGATTCAGTCAGGACGCAAAGGGCTTCGACCGCTATATGCACGACAATTGCGGTTGCCGGGTCATCATTGATCCCAACTTCGTCCGGGTGGTCAAGAAGCTGAAAGCCGACTTCGGCCTGCGCAACTTTGTGGAGACTGGCACCTACGACGGTGAAACCTCCCTCGCCATGAGCCTTTTGTTCGAGAGGGTGTTCACCTGCGACGTGATAGACTGGAAGCGCCGCCCAGAACTCTATTTCGCGGAAAACGTCGTTTACGAGACCAGGAACTCGCCGGAGTTCCTTCGTGCTCACCTTCCGGAAATTCGGGCTGATTCCCTCTTCTTTCTCGATGCCCACTGGGGGGCCTATTGGCCGCTGAGGGATGAAATGTCCCTCATTTTCAAAGAGTGTGAAAAGCCGGTCATCGTGATTGACGACTTCGACGCCGGCAACGGGTTATGCTTCGATCAGTATGAAGACCGGAAGCTGGACCTGAACTACATCGCCGGCAGCGTTCCGGCCGACTACAAATTCTGCCTGAATCCATGGAGCTATCGCAACCGCGGGATTATTTTCATCTTCCCGGGAACCGCCAGCTACGGTTGCCGGTTTGCGGAGCGCGACCACTACTCGGAGGAGAAGCACGGGCTTTGGGGCAAGCGGGCCAAATAGTCAACGATCAGGCAGGGCGGGGGAGCCGCGCGGCGGCGCGCGCAAAGCGACCTTGCCATGACTACAAGCCCGTCGGATGATCCAGGAAGACCCAAGGCACCTTAAAGCGGCTCGAAAGATGCCTCGCCAGCGCCTTGACGCCAAATGTTTCCGTCGCGTAGTGCCCCCCGTACAGCACATTTAAGCCCAACTCCTCCGCCACAGAGTAAGTCCAATGAGGCCCTTCCCCCGTGACGAAAGTGTCCACGCCCTCTTCGGCAGCCTGCCTGAGCCCGTCGCCCGCTCCTCCGCTTACCACGCCAATGCGCCGGCACTGCTTCGGCCCGGCCGCAATCACCCGTGGCTGCATTCCCGTGGCGCGCTGCAGACGTTTGATCAGGTCCATCCGAGAGACGCTGGCTCGCGCCTGAAATCCAATGTGCTGGCCGTGACTCAGGTAGAAAGGACGCAGCCGCTTCAGTCCGAGTGCCGCACCAAGAAGGGCATTGTTGCCCAGGCGCGGGTGAGCATCCAATGGCAGGTGAGAGCTGTATACCGCAAGATCATGCTCGAGCAGGCAGCATAGCAGCTCGTAGCGGCCTCCCGTCCACGGATGCGCGGAAGTCCAGAATAACCCGTGATGCGCCAACAGCAAATCAGCTTTGGCCGCCGCCGCCAGCCGGACTGTTGCCAGGCTGGCGTCCACCGCTGCGGCGATTCGCGTGACCGTACCGCGATTCTCCACCTGCAGGCCGTTGGCGGCCCGCTCGTAATCCTGAATCCCGGCGATGCGCAGCAACCGATCGCAGTAGCGGACAATGGCCGCCAGGGGAGCTTTTGACATGCGGCGATGAAACCAAAACTACACCCGTCTGCAAAGCGGGAAGTGAATCGCGAGACGTTTAGCGGCCATGAAAATATCTTCAACCCGCCTATTGAATTCCCCCGGCGGCATTCTATAGTGCGCATCGTTCTGAAACAACGGAAATGAGCAACACGACTGAAGGCGGGGAGCCCTGGGATATCCAGGCCGCTCGCAACCTTTACAACATTCATCGCTGGGGCGCGGATTACTTTGACATCAACGAAGCTGGGCACGTCGTGGCCAAACCGCTGCGTGAGGCAGGGGCGACCGTCGAGCTGGCGGATGTGATCGAAGAAGCAAAGGGGCGCGGGCTCAAGTTCCCGTTGCTGATCCGGTTCCAGGACATTCTGCACCACCGGGTCGAGTCGATTAACCTCGCTTTCCGCAACTCGATCGCTGAGTTCGGTTATCAGGGCAAGTATCGCGGAGTCTTCCCCATCAAGGTGAACCAGTTGCGCGAAGTGGTGGAGGAGATTCTGGACGCGGGCAGGCCGTTTGATTTCGGCCTGGAAGTCGGCAGCAAGCCGGAGTTGCTAGCGGGCCTCGCCCTGCAGAGTCAACTCGGCAGCCTGATTGTCTGCAACGGTTATAAAGACGCTAGTTTCATTCGGATGGCACTGCTCGGCATCAAGTTGAACAAGAAGGTGATCATGGTCGTGGAGAAGCTCGAAGAACTGCGCCAGATCATCGCGTTGTCCAAGCAGTTTGGCGTGGAACCCCTCATCGGCATCCGGTTGCGACTCCTGAGCCGGGGCACCGGCAAATGGGCTGAGAGCGCCGGCGAGAATGCGAAGTTCGGTTTGAGCACCGCAGAATTGCTGGCCGCGACGGAGATGCTCAAGGCGGAGAACCTCGCCCACTGCTTTAAGCTGCTGCATTTCCATATTGGTTCGCAGGTGCCGGACATTCTCATAGTCAAGAAGGCTGTGCAGGAAGCCTCGCGGTTCTACGCCAAACTCCACAAGATGGGCTTTCAGATTGAATTTCTCGACGTCGGCGGCGGGCTGGGCGTGGATTACAATGGCAGCCGCTCCGCGTTCGACAGCTCCACCAACTACACGCTGCAGGAGTACGCTAACGACATTGTGTATTACATCGCCGATGTCTGCGACGCGGAGAAGGTTCCGCATCCGGACATTATCAGCGAGAGCGGGCGGGCGATTGTCGCACACCACAGCGTGTTGATTGTGGAAGTCTTCGGCGCGATCGGCAAGGACCGGTTGGCGGAGCGTCCCGTGTATGGCGAGAATGAGGCCCCGCTGGTGGACGAATTGCTCGACATCCAGACGAATCTGGCGAAGTTGAACAAGCTGGAGGCATATCACGACGCGTTGGAACGAAAGGAAGACGCGCAGCACATGTTCACGCTGGGTATGATGGACCTGCCGGCGAAGGCGAAGATCGAGGAACTGTACTGGGAAATCAGCCGGGAGGTCGTCGAGAGCTTCAAAGGCCAGGCCTACGTGCCGGCGGAGATTCGCAAGCTTGAAGACAGCCTCGGGGACCAATATCTCTGCAATTTCTCGGTCTTTCAATCACTGCTCGACCACTGGGCACTGGACCAGTTGTTCCCCATCATGCCCGTAAGCCGCCTGAACGAGCGCCCCACGCGCGAAGCTACTCTGGTGGACATCACCTGCGATTCAGACGGCCAGGTCAACAAGTTTATTGACCTGCGCGATGTGCGCGACACGCTGCCGCTGCATCCGCTCAACACCAATGGCAACGGACAGCCGGAGCCATACTACCTGGGCTTCTTCATGATGGGCGCCTACCAGGACATCATGGGCGATCTGCATAATCTGTTTGGGCGCGTCAACGAGGTCCATGTTTTCCTCGAGCCCGACGAACCGGCGGGCTACTACGTCGAGGAGATAATCGAAGGCAGCACAATTGTTCAGTGTCTCGCCTCGGTGCAATACGACGAGAACGAGCTCAAGCGGCAAATGAAGGCGCAGATTGACGAAGCTATCAAGTCCGACCGCATGAAGCCGTCCGAAGCCATGCGCTTGCTCGACGATTACGAGCGCGGGTTGAAGGAGTATACCTACCTGAGCTTCTAGCGGTCTTGTCCGCACCCGCCCACGCATGCCTGACCCCGCGCCCAACGCCGAACTGTTGCGGTCGCTTGGCCGGTTGGTGCGCGGGTTGTCGGCCTTGTTCTGGGGGCTCCCGATTTCGTTGATCGTGTGCTTTCATACGGCGAAGGCCGAGTCTTTAAGATCGTTCGGTATCGCGCCGCCACTGGTGACGACGGCGCTGCTGGTCTTCGGGTTGTGGCAACTCGGGGATTTTCAAAGGCAGGAACGCGTGTGGCGCACCGCGCTGGACCGCGCCTGGCTGCTCAGCCTGGTTAATTTCGGCCTCAGCCCTTTTCTCTATTGGTACAACAAAGTCCCCGCCAACATCTTCTTTCTGACTATGGTGCTCCTGATGGCGCTCTCGGC
This genomic window from Candidatus Paceibacterota bacterium contains:
- a CDS encoding DUF3568 family protein — protein: MNMKVKWLTMTLAAALPLVGGGCAAVVVGGAVAAAGVGTYAYVNGEMKGTEAVSLDRAWTASQSAMKDLEFPITNKAKDALQAELTARTSADKRILIKLKKMSDGATEIRIRVGTFGDESASQLILDKIKSHF
- a CDS encoding NAD-dependent epimerase/dehydratase family protein yields the protein MRLLITGICGFVGGTLARGLRAGWPDWDIVGLDNFVRAGSETNRLNLRDLGVRLYHGDVRNPSDLETLPPCDWIVEAAANPSVLAGVDGKTSSRQLIEHNLVGTINMLELMKTWHCGFTILSTSRVYSIRALAAIPVEPQEDRFVPRADAQLSGFSTQGIAEDFSTEPPLSLYGSSKRASEVLACEYAETFNLPVFILRCGVLAGSGQFGKIDQGIFSYWIHSYCQKRTLKYVGFEGTGCQVRDCLHARDLLPLIAQQLKKPHSDAPRVINVSGGLGQSASLRQLSEWCAQRFGAHSIAADPNNRPFDVPWLVLDSNRAAQYWGWKPQTPLESIWTEIAEHARKHPTWLDSTAD
- the speA gene encoding biosynthetic arginine decarboxylase; the protein is MSNTTEGGEPWDIQAARNLYNIHRWGADYFDINEAGHVVAKPLREAGATVELADVIEEAKGRGLKFPLLIRFQDILHHRVESINLAFRNSIAEFGYQGKYRGVFPIKVNQLREVVEEILDAGRPFDFGLEVGSKPELLAGLALQSQLGSLIVCNGYKDASFIRMALLGIKLNKKVIMVVEKLEELRQIIALSKQFGVEPLIGIRLRLLSRGTGKWAESAGENAKFGLSTAELLAATEMLKAENLAHCFKLLHFHIGSQVPDILIVKKAVQEASRFYAKLHKMGFQIEFLDVGGGLGVDYNGSRSAFDSSTNYTLQEYANDIVYYIADVCDAEKVPHPDIISESGRAIVAHHSVLIVEVFGAIGKDRLAERPVYGENEAPLVDELLDIQTNLAKLNKLEAYHDALERKEDAQHMFTLGMMDLPAKAKIEELYWEISREVVESFKGQAYVPAEIRKLEDSLGDQYLCNFSVFQSLLDHWALDQLFPIMPVSRLNERPTREATLVDITCDSDGQVNKFIDLRDVRDTLPLHPLNTNGNGQPEPYYLGFFMMGAYQDIMGDLHNLFGRVNEVHVFLEPDEPAGYYVEEIIEGSTIVQCLASVQYDENELKRQMKAQIDEAIKSDRMKPSEAMRLLDDYERGLKEYTYLSF
- a CDS encoding Nif3-like dinuclear metal center hexameric protein, with translation MSKAPLAAIVRYCDRLLRIAGIQDYERAANGLQVENRGTVTRIAAAVDASLATVRLAAAAKADLLLAHHGLFWTSAHPWTGGRYELLCCLLEHDLAVYSSHLPLDAHPRLGNNALLGAALGLKRLRPFYLSHGQHIGFQARASVSRMDLIKRLQRATGMQPRVIAAGPKQCRRIGVVSGGAGDGLRQAAEEGVDTFVTGEGPHWTYSVAEELGLNVLYGGHYATETFGVKALARHLSSRFKVPWVFLDHPTGL
- a CDS encoding NAD-dependent epimerase/dehydratase family protein — encoded protein: MNRNCLVTGSSGLIGSEVAAYFHARGLTVHGVDNNQREVFFGAQGNTRWNQERLRQTLPGFAHHELDIRDRAAVLRLVKALKPAVIIHTAAQPSHDLAASIPFDDFDVNAVGTLNLLEAARRYCLESPFIHMSTNKVYGDRPNMIALKELDRRWDYADPEFAQGIPETFSIDQSKHSLFGASKVAADVMVQEYGRYFGLPTCCLRGGCLTGPNHSGVELHGFLSYLVKCNLEGREYKIYGYKGKQVRDNIHSVDVAGFMFEFYQAPRAGEVYNLGGGKDNSCSILEAFEMASACTGKKQIHTYVDKARSGDHICYYSDLRKMQSHYPRWQLTRDLPHIFEEIVASWRERMAAK
- a CDS encoding CsgG/HfaB family protein, whose amino-acid sequence is MKNPSGVPVTHMTADEQGFVAGTGMESQDLVMVADKMARSILGIPQIASAAAPPTIVLEPVDNQTRFPINKEIFLTRIRAQLNSKARGKVMFLARNQMEALEKERNRKREGQVTASADPTVQEFKGADYFLTGTLQGLSTRTKAGTSDYILYDFHLIDARTSVIVWEDSAEMKKQGLEDAAYR